DNA sequence from the Rhizobium sp. ARZ01 genome:
CAAGCATCTGAAGAGCCGCGAAGTTCTGCCGAACGGCGATGTCGTGCGCCGCGAGCCGATCGGTGTTTGCGGACTCATCACGCCGTGGAATTGGCCGATCAACCAGGTTGCACTCAAGGTCGTTCCAGCCCTTGCCACGGGCTGCACCTGCGTGATCAAGCCGTCCGAATTCACCCCGCTCAATGCCATCCTCTACGCCGAGATGGTGCACGAGGCGGGTTTCCCGGCCGGTACCTTCAATCTCGTCAACGGCGACGGCATCGAATGCGGCGCGGCGTTGTCGAAGCACAAGGACATCGACATGATGTCGTTCACCGGCTCGACCCGCGCCGGCATCGCCGTCAGCAAGGACGCAGCCGAAACTGTCAAGCGCGTGACGCTGGAACTGGGCGGCAAGTCACCGAACATCGTTTTCGAGGACGCGAACCTGGAAGAGCGCGTTGCCGAGAGCGTGGCCGACTGCTTCAACAACTCCGGCCAGTCCTGCAATGCGCCGACGCGCATGCTCGTGCAGCGCTCGGTTTATGACAAGGCCGTTGCCATTGCGCAGGAAGCGGGCAAGGCGGTGAAGGTGGGCAATCCGGAAAACGAAGGCGGTCACATCGGACCGCTCGTCTCGCACATTCAGTTTGGTCGCGTTCAGGCGCTGATCGAGGCGGGCGTTGCCGAAGGCGCGCGTGTGCTGGTGGGCGGCCCCGGCAAGCCCGAGGGCTTCGAGACCGGCTACTTCGTCAAGCCGACGATCTTCGCCGACGTTAACAACAACATGCGGATTGCGCGTGAAGAAGTGTTCGGGCCGGTGCTTGCGATCATTCCGTTCGACACGGAAGAAGAGGCGATCGCGATCGCCAACGACACCAATTATGGTCTCGCCGCCTACATCCAGACCGGCAGTGCGGATCGTGCCGAACGGGTCGCAAGCCGTCTTCGTGCCGGCATGGTCCACATCAACGGCGGATCGCATAAATATGGCAGCCCCTTCGGCGGCTACAAGCAGTCCGGCAATGGTCGCGAGGGTGGCATCTTCGGGCTCGAGGACTTCCTCGAGATCAAGACGGTGCATCGCCCGGAAGGGGCCTGATTGAAATCGTCCGCCGCTTCAATGAGGCGGCGGACAAATACACCATTCGGTGCGCCGACACGGCGGCAGTTCTCAAGCTGAAGGGTGGCGGGCTTGCCGCCACTCCACAGACCTCAGCGATGTGGATCAGTCTTCGTCGTCCAACATCTCCATGGACGGCACGCTGTCGCGGCTTCCGTTGAGGATCTCGCGCTTGCCGACATGGTTCGCCGCTCCGACGAGGCCGTCCCGCTCCATCCGCTCGACCAGCGAGGCGGCGCGGTTGTAGCCAATCGAAAGGCGGCGTTGGATGTAGGAAGTCGAGCACTTGCGGTCACGCAGGACAACCTTGACAGCCTTGTCGTAGAGGTCGTTGCCGTCCTCCTCGCCCATCGCAGACTTGTCGAATACGGCGGTGTCCTCAGGCTCCGCAGCTTCTTCCTCATCTGCGTCTTCGGTGACAGTGCCGAGATATTCCGGGCGACCTTGCGTCTTCAGATGCGCGACGACGGCTTCGACTTCCGAGTCCGAGACGAATGGGCCGTGCACGCGGGCGATGCGGCCGCCGCCGATCATGTGCAGCATATCGCCCTGGCCAAGCAGGTGTTCGGCACCCTGTTCACCGAGGATCGTGCGGCTGTCGATCTTCGAAGTGACCTGGAAGGAAATGCGCGTCGGGAAGTTGGCCTTGATCGTGCCGGTGATGACGTCGACGGAGGGGCGCTGGGTCGCCATGATCAGGTGGATGC
Encoded proteins:
- a CDS encoding aldehyde dehydrogenase family protein; this encodes MLDKRKFYIDGKWVDPLKANDLEVINPATEKPIAWISMGTAADIDRAVAAAKKAFATYSQTSLDERIALLEKLLSIYKRRYDEMARTITLELGAPITMSIEQQADVGVGHLQGFIDALKHLKSREVLPNGDVVRREPIGVCGLITPWNWPINQVALKVVPALATGCTCVIKPSEFTPLNAILYAEMVHEAGFPAGTFNLVNGDGIECGAALSKHKDIDMMSFTGSTRAGIAVSKDAAETVKRVTLELGGKSPNIVFEDANLEERVAESVADCFNNSGQSCNAPTRMLVQRSVYDKAVAIAQEAGKAVKVGNPENEGGHIGPLVSHIQFGRVQALIEAGVAEGARVLVGGPGKPEGFETGYFVKPTIFADVNNNMRIAREEVFGPVLAIIPFDTEEEAIAIANDTNYGLAAYIQTGSADRAERVASRLRAGMVHINGGSHKYGSPFGGYKQSGNGREGGIFGLEDFLEIKTVHRPEGA